In Mixophyes fleayi isolate aMixFle1 chromosome 4, aMixFle1.hap1, whole genome shotgun sequence, the following proteins share a genomic window:
- the LOC142152682 gene encoding uncharacterized protein LOC142152682, with the protein MEQSAAFRSQVPDPGETWRSQPRSINQNRLDSDPSWSLPYPPRGYGPVSGTGSRWTAPYPPLSGQHFHAYPEPSLGNIFVVTGMVPPLPPVSQQGGGDQRAPPQAGFLGHLTASTPVPAPAGVLPQPLCNLPSPNANVFSRPVSQAQSSSLVVPAGMDRSPSRSQQGGEAECAAVQQESQPGGSRDEGGAGVVLQEAQGADGFSVKKTRIWVVGHSFIFWAAKHRIAERWSGFTHPVDIRWLGKRGMVWAALIPTLGEEIEEHGTPDIVVVHLGGNDVGKGKSLDLIINIREDLAQIHARWPSMKICWSNIIPRLSWRSSIPPATLIKVVKKVNGYARQNIRGLKGVVISHPGLTVDKRHLFRADGVHLSPEGTVLFIERIFSELKGLVLSLGGGPRGL; encoded by the exons ATGGAACAATCAGCGGCTTTCCGCTCCCAGGTCCCGGACCCGGGTGAAACCTGGCGTTCCCAGCCACGTTCCATCAATCAGAACAGGTTGGATAGTGACCCCTCTTGGTCATTGCCATACCCCCCTAGGGGTTATGGTCCCGTATCAGGGACGGGCAGTAGGTGGACAGCCCCTTACCCTCCTCTGTCTGGGCAACACTTTCATGCTTACCCTGAACCCTCCTTGGGCAATATATTTGTCGTTACTGGAATGGTTCCGCCTCTTCCCCCGGTTTCCCAACAAGGGGGTGGGGATCAAAGGGCTCCCCCTCAAGCGGGTTTTCTGGGTCATCTCACGGCCTCAACCCCGGTGCCGGCCCCGGCTGGGGTCCTGCCTCAGCCTTTATGTAATCTGCCTTCTCCGAATGCTAACGTGTTTTCTCGTCCAGTTTCACAGGCGCAGTCGTCTTCCTTAGTTGTTCCAGCGGGCATGGACAGGTCACCTTCTCGGTCACAGCAGGGAGGTGAGGCGGAGTGTGCGGCAGTCCAGCAAGAGTCTCAACCAGGCGGTTCGAGGGATGAGGGCGGAGCGGGAGTCGTTCTGCAGGAGGCGCAGGGAGCGGATG gtttttcGGTGAAGAAGACAAGGATATGGGTCGTGGGTCATTCATTTATCTTTTGGGCTGCGAAGCACAGAATAGCGGAGAGGTGGTCCGGTTTcacacacccagttgacatccgctggttgggtaaaaggggcatggtatgggcggctttgattcccacgttaggggaagaaatagaagagcacggtaccccggatatagtggtcgttcatttgggaggtaatgatgTAGGAAAGGGCAAATCCCTTGATTTAATCATTAACATTCGGGAAGATCTTGCGCAAATACATGCCCGTTGGCCTTCAATGAAGATTTGTTGGTCTAACATAATACCTCGGTTGTCCTGGAGGTCATCTAtccccccggccacattgataaaggtGGTTAAAAAGGTAAACGGATACGCAAGGCAGAACATTAGGGGCTTAAAAGGGGTTGTCATTAGTCATCCTGGGTTAACAGTGGACAAGAGGCATCTTTTTAGagcggatggggttcatttgtcgccagaaggaacggttttgttcatagagaggattttttcagagctcaagggtttagttctttctttaggtggcgggccgcgtggtcTGTAG